A genomic stretch from Microtus pennsylvanicus isolate mMicPen1 chromosome 11, mMicPen1.hap1, whole genome shotgun sequence includes:
- the LOC142831726 gene encoding uncharacterized protein LOC142831726: MLRLTELSGKSADSAEMRSGALGHCRHFFWLGVAFDTVGVAVLFTGVFANLFFYDMLLYLGSIIIFVSLLWWIFWYTGNIEALPEDPLRRTSPRAGEVGMHRSGSRRFSLTIRSVSNTFRRIRRRRRRRRLLPRVLQMMSSLSSTDLGQLEGNSDAGTEGGRTSFHPAKPVSILNKLQLCSIQASKSLPLVPLQHPLTICTSRSQPVFSVTSQCYPLVSGASGSYSQMALSSDSQVPEDLDPQGRSKISVASWVYPVQRVDSQSHLLVPVPSESSPVVPVTSQSQVQDSVSYDSCMPVDLDPQGRSKFNVASRIYPVQRVDSQSHLLVPVPSESSPVVPVTSQSQVQNSVSSGSYMTVDLDPQGRSKISVASRIYPVQRVDSQSHLLVPMPSESSPVVPVTSQSQVQNSVSSGSYMTVDLDPQGRSKISVASRIYPVQRVDSQSHLLVPVPSESSPVVPVTSQSQVQDSVSYDSCMPVDLDPQGRSKVSVASRIYPVQRVDSQSHLLVPVPSESSPVVPVTSQSQVQNSVSSGSYMTVDLDPQGRSKVSVASRIYPVQRVDSQSHLLVPVPSESSPVVPVTSQSQNPVSVAKEGQLQNLPSASQTQPETGKASESHTLGMEVPVVPLAFAQTSQSRSSHVQEVPKNSSAKAAETLPAISQKLAEEQLDPSLFVSEVTHSDRHCDPTGNLPATSGVRKSHPF; this comes from the coding sequence ATGTTGCGCCTCACAGAGCTTTCCGGGAAGAGCGCGGACTCGGCGGAGATGCGGTCCGGGGCCCTGGGCCACTGCAGGCACTTCTTTTGGCTGGGCGTCGCCTTCGACACGGTGGGTGTGGCAGTGCTGTTCACTGGCGTCTTCGCCAACCTGTTTTTCTACGACATGCTGCTCTATCTGGGTTCCATCATCATCTTCGTCAGTCTCTTGTGGTGGATCTTCTGGTACACCGGCAACATCGAGGCGCTCCCGGAAGACCCCTTGAGGAGGACTTCGCCTCGCGCGGGAGAGGTCGGTATGCACCGCAGCGGCAGCCGTCGCTTCTCACTGACCATCAGGAGCGTCTCCAACACCTTCCGGCGGATccgccggcggcggcggcggcggcggctcctcCCGAGGGTCCTCCAGATGATGAGTAGCCTCAGCTCGACAGACCTGGGCCAGCTGGAAGGGAACAGCGATGCCGGGACCGAAGGTGGCAGAACTTCGTTCCATCCGGCGAAGCCTGTGTCCATTCTAAACAAGCTACAGCTTTGCTCAATCCAGGCCTCTAAGAGCCTGCCTTTGGTCCCTTTGCAACATCCTCTCACCATTTGTACTTCTCGGAGTCAGCCTGTCTTTTCGGTGACCTCACAGTGCTACCCTCTGGTGTCTGGAGCTTCTGGCAGCTACTCCCAGATGGCTTTGTCCTCTGACAGTCAGGTGCCTGAGGACCTTGACCCTCAGGGGCGATCTAAGATCAGTGTGGCCTCTTGGGTCTACCCTGTGCAACGGGTAGACAGTCAGAGCCACCTCCTGGTGCCCGTGCCCTCTGAAAGTTCCCCTGTGGTACCCGTGACCTCTCAGAGTCAAGTGCAGGACTCTGTGTCCTATGACAGCTGCATGCCTGTGGACCTTGACCCTCAGGGGCGATCTAAGTTCAATGTGGCCTCTCGGATCTACCCTGTGCAACGGGTAGACAGTCAGAGTCACCTCCTGGTGCCCGTGCCCTCTGAAAGTTCCCCTGTGGTACCTGTGACCTCTCAGAGCCAGGTGCAGAACTCTGTGTCCTCAGGCAGCTATATGACTGTGGACCTTGACCCTCAGGGGCGATCTAAGATCAGTGTGGCTTCTCGGATCTACCCTGTGCAACGGGTAGACAGTCAGAGTCACCTCCTGGTGCCCATGCCCTCTGAAAGTTCCCCTGTGGTACCTGTGACCTCTCAGAGCCAAGTGCAGAACTCTGTGTCCTCAGGCAGCTATATGACTGTGGACCTTGACCCTCAGGGGCGATCTAAGATCAGTGTGGCTTCTCGGATCTACCCTGTGCAACGGGTAGACAGTCAGAGTCACCTCCTGGTGCCCGTGCCCTCTGAAAGTTCCCCTGTGGTACCTGTGACCTCTCAGAGCCAAGTGCAGGACTCTGTGTCCTACGACAGCTGCATGCCTGTGGACCTTGACCCTCAGGGGCGATCTAAGGTCAGTGTGGCCTCTCGGATCTACCCTGTGCAACGGGTAGACAGTCAGAGTCACCTCCTGGTGCCCGTGCCCTCTGAAAGTTCCCCTGTGGTACCTGTGACCTCTCAGAGCCAGGTGCAGAACTCTGTGTCCTCAGGCAGCTATATGACTGTGGACCTTGACCCTCAGGGGCGATCTAAGGTCAGTGTGGCCTCTCGGATCTACCCTGTGCAACGGGTAGACAGTCAGAGCCACCTCCTGGTGCCCGTGCCCTCTGAAAGTTCCCCTGTGGTACCAGTGACCTCTCAGAGCCAAAACCCGGTCTCTGTAGCCAAAGAAGGCCAGCTCCAgaatcttccttctgcctctcaaaCTCAGCCTGAGACCGGTAAAGCTTCTGAGAGCCATACTTTGGGCATGGAGGTTCCTGTGGTACCACTTGCATTTGCCCAGACTTCTCAAAGTCGTTCTTCACATGTCCAGGAGGTTCCTAAGAACTCAAGTGCTAAAGCTGCTGAGACTCTCCCAGCAATCAGCCAGAAACTAGCTGAGGAACAACTTGACCCTTCATTGTTTGTCTCTGAGGTTACACATTCAGACAGGCATTGTGACCCTACTGGCAACCTTCCAGCCACCAGTGGAGTGAGAAAAAGTCACCCTTTCTAA